A part of Candidatus Deferrimicrobium borealis genomic DNA contains:
- the queC gene encoding 7-cyano-7-deazaguanine synthase QueC has protein sequence MTTGGKPVGIALVSGGMDSLVMAEFCTRESSLALLHVNYGQRTEAKELLCFHAVAEFLKIPSSRRLVADIGYLKQIGGSALTDGGIDVPNADPGREGVPVTYVPFRNAHLVAIAVSWAEVIGAKNIYIGAVAADSPGYPDCRPEFYEAMNEAIRRGTKEGSGIVVKAPFVHLLKKDIVLMGKSMGVPFERTWSCYREGEKACGGCDSCTLRLRAFAEAGVPDPLPYETHPFPC, from the coding sequence GTGACGACGGGAGGGAAGCCGGTCGGGATCGCCCTGGTCAGCGGCGGGATGGACAGCCTCGTGATGGCGGAGTTCTGCACGCGGGAGTCCAGCCTCGCCCTGCTCCACGTCAACTACGGACAGCGCACCGAGGCGAAGGAGCTCCTCTGCTTCCACGCCGTCGCGGAGTTCCTGAAGATCCCCTCCTCCCGGCGTCTCGTGGCGGACATCGGGTACCTGAAGCAAATCGGGGGGAGCGCCCTGACCGATGGCGGGATCGACGTCCCGAACGCGGACCCCGGGCGGGAGGGGGTCCCCGTCACCTACGTCCCGTTCCGGAACGCGCACCTGGTCGCGATCGCCGTCTCGTGGGCCGAGGTGATCGGGGCGAAGAACATCTACATCGGCGCCGTGGCAGCGGACTCCCCGGGCTACCCGGACTGCCGCCCGGAATTCTACGAGGCGATGAACGAAGCGATCCGGCGGGGGACGAAGGAAGGGAGCGGCATCGTCGTGAAGGCCCCCTTCGTCCACCTGTTGAAGAAGGACATCGTCCTTATGGGAAAATCGATGGGCGTCCCCTTCGAGCGGACCTGGTCGTGCTACCGGGAAGGGGAGAAGGCGTGCGGGGGCTGCGATTCGTGCACCCTTCGGCTGCGCGCCTTCGCCGAGGCCGGGGTTCCCGACCCCCTCCCGTATGAGACCCACCCCTTTCCCTGTTGA
- a CDS encoding radical SAM protein produces MLKITEIFASVQGETSYSGYPFAFVRLTGCNLRCRYCDTTYAYDAGEECSLEEVVSRVSAFGLTRACVTGGEPLLQEEASALVAALLDRGQDVLVETNGTLPLSGLDPRAVKIMDVKCPSSGEARKTLWENFRHLTERDEVKFVLSSEEDYRYAKEVAATYRRERKWGVLLSPAFGFLAPERLAGWMVGDGLDARLQLQLHKLVWGPDRRGV; encoded by the coding sequence ATGTTGAAGATCACGGAAATCTTCGCCAGCGTCCAGGGGGAAACCTCGTATTCGGGGTATCCGTTCGCCTTCGTGCGGCTCACCGGGTGCAACCTCCGATGCCGGTATTGCGACACGACGTATGCCTATGACGCCGGAGAGGAGTGTTCGCTGGAGGAGGTCGTTTCCCGGGTCTCCGCCTTCGGCCTGACCCGCGCGTGCGTCACCGGGGGGGAGCCGCTGCTCCAGGAGGAGGCGTCCGCCCTCGTCGCCGCGCTGCTCGACCGCGGGCAGGACGTGCTCGTGGAGACGAACGGCACCCTTCCCCTCTCCGGACTCGACCCCCGGGCGGTGAAAATCATGGACGTGAAGTGCCCTTCCTCCGGAGAGGCCCGGAAGACGCTTTGGGAAAACTTCCGCCACCTGACGGAGCGGGACGAGGTGAAGTTCGTCCTCTCCTCCGAGGAGGATTACCGGTACGCGAAGGAAGTTGCGGCAACGTACCGCCGCGAAAGGAAATGGGGCGTTCTCCTCTCTCCCGCGTTCGGGTTCCTCGCGCCCGAGCGGCTCGCCGGGTGGATGGTCGGGGACGGTCTCGACGCCCGGCTCCAGCTGCAGCTCCACAAGCTCGTATGGGGACCGGACCGGAGAGGAGTGTGA
- a CDS encoding cation diffusion facilitator family transporter, translating to MPESTAGTPENRRLRLRTARFSLGSAVTLCLLKFAVGILSGSLGVLASALDNVADIFMSSINLLSIRKAMDPADESHPYGHGKVETLSTLFQGGVIALTGAGVVWEAVRRLRIGAAPEGIGLDVGILVMTFSVVASWFISERIRKGGETAGSTALAADSLHFRTDVYSGGGILVSLVLYRFTGWKWLDPGVGLAVGVYIVSAAVPLLKDAVQDLMDHQLPPETVARVVAIIEAHRPMVVDWHDLRTRRSGSEKQVDFHVVVCRDHSLEQAHRVADHLEMEIREMLGNAHVVTHIDPCEIECPAPDECVRVKGMIAGLHSPERDGKEATAVGNGTGSQG from the coding sequence TTGCCGGAATCCACGGCCGGTACCCCGGAGAACCGCCGGCTTCGCCTGCGGACGGCCCGTTTCTCCCTCGGGAGCGCCGTAACCCTCTGCCTCCTCAAGTTCGCCGTGGGGATCCTCTCCGGCTCCCTCGGCGTCCTCGCGTCGGCCCTCGACAACGTGGCGGACATCTTCATGTCGTCGATCAACCTCCTGTCGATCCGGAAGGCGATGGACCCCGCGGACGAGAGCCACCCGTACGGCCACGGGAAGGTGGAGACGCTCTCCACCCTGTTCCAGGGGGGGGTGATCGCCCTCACCGGAGCGGGAGTGGTTTGGGAGGCGGTTCGCCGCCTGCGTATCGGTGCAGCCCCCGAGGGGATCGGACTCGACGTGGGGATCCTCGTGATGACCTTCTCCGTGGTCGCCTCCTGGTTCATCTCCGAGCGGATCCGGAAGGGGGGCGAGACCGCGGGGTCCACGGCCCTTGCCGCCGACTCGCTGCACTTCCGGACGGACGTCTACTCCGGGGGCGGGATCCTCGTTTCCCTCGTGCTGTACAGGTTCACGGGATGGAAGTGGCTGGACCCGGGGGTCGGGCTGGCGGTTGGCGTCTACATCGTTTCCGCCGCCGTGCCGCTGCTGAAAGACGCCGTGCAGGACCTGATGGACCACCAGCTCCCGCCGGAGACGGTGGCGCGGGTCGTAGCGATCATCGAGGCTCACCGGCCGATGGTCGTGGACTGGCACGATCTGCGGACGCGGCGCTCCGGGTCCGAGAAGCAGGTCGATTTCCACGTGGTGGTGTGCCGCGACCATTCGCTGGAACAGGCCCACCGGGTGGCGGACCACCTCGAGATGGAGATCCGGGAGATGCTGGGGAACGCGCACGTGGTGACCCACATCGACCCGTGCGAGATCGAGTGCCCGGCTCCCGACGAGTGCGTCCGCGTGAAGGGGATGATCGCCGGGCTGCACAGCCCCGAGCGGGACGGGAAAGAGGCGACGGCAGTCGGGAATGGGACGGGATCCCAAGGGTGA
- a CDS encoding LapA family protein, which produces MKFSMIVLIVLLALVAVFAVQNPGIITVRFMHLTGDTSLLVVIVAGFGAGVLGGWLAGIPGSFRRRSETAAAARRIRELEAEVGDLKGKTGGPTPFAP; this is translated from the coding sequence ATGAAGTTTTCCATGATCGTGCTCATCGTGCTGCTGGCCCTCGTTGCGGTTTTCGCCGTGCAGAACCCCGGCATCATCACCGTGCGGTTCATGCACTTGACCGGTGACACCTCGCTGCTGGTGGTGATCGTCGCCGGCTTCGGGGCCGGGGTGCTGGGGGGCTGGCTCGCCGGGATCCCGGGGTCCTTCCGCCGCCGGTCGGAGACCGCAGCCGCGGCGCGACGGATCCGGGAGCTCGAGGCCGAGGTCGGCGATCTCAAGGGGAAAACCGGCGGGCCGACGCCGTTTGCGCCCTGA
- a CDS encoding 1-acyl-sn-glycerol-3-phosphate acyltransferase has protein sequence MTARTVFQGVFLGLVTLVIGLPAIALGLLVPGQNRKGKIFRWVTKSYSRILLPVFGVTVETRGVSRVDRNAPYVFMSNHASHVDSLALAVSIPHPLHWVFKKELSKIPVFGWVLLSLGQIMVDRRNAMQSRTALANAVGAIAGNNSVLIYVEGTRSKDGKLQRLKKGGFHIALQAGLPIVPVRVSGSHDIVPPGSLRVRPGPVVVELFDPIPTEGKTEADVPELMARVRAALLS, from the coding sequence GTGACGGCCCGCACCGTTTTCCAGGGAGTGTTCCTCGGCCTGGTCACCCTGGTGATCGGGCTCCCGGCGATCGCGCTGGGCCTGCTGGTCCCCGGACAGAACCGCAAGGGGAAAATCTTCCGCTGGGTGACGAAGAGCTACTCCAGAATTCTCCTGCCGGTCTTCGGCGTCACCGTCGAAACGCGCGGCGTCTCCCGCGTGGACCGGAACGCCCCGTACGTCTTCATGTCGAACCACGCGAGCCACGTCGACTCCCTCGCGCTGGCGGTATCGATCCCGCATCCGCTCCATTGGGTTTTCAAGAAGGAGCTCTCGAAAATCCCGGTCTTCGGGTGGGTGCTCCTGTCCCTCGGACAGATCATGGTGGACCGGCGGAACGCGATGCAATCCAGGACCGCGCTTGCGAACGCGGTCGGGGCGATCGCCGGGAACAACTCCGTCCTCATCTACGTGGAAGGGACGCGCAGCAAGGACGGGAAGCTGCAGCGGCTGAAGAAAGGCGGTTTCCACATCGCGCTCCAGGCGGGATTGCCGATCGTCCCGGTCCGCGTGTCGGGGAGCCACGACATCGTTCCTCCGGGCTCGCTCCGCGTTCGTCCCGGTCCTGTCGTGGTCGAGCTGTTCGACCCCATCCCGACGGAGGGGAAGACGGAGGCCGACGTCCCGGAGCTCATGGCGCGGGTTCGGGCCGCGCTGCTTTCCTGA
- a CDS encoding MFS transporter, with the protein MASPSAPLYGRDYVLLNVVNFLYSLYSVIYIFLPAYMYRLGIREGAIGVLMATGTLVSVVLKPGLGMVVGRGARRAFLSLGAFLAAASTVPWLFVTVPGTHLFLIRVAQGASFSIFTAASYAYIAASAPPARRAEALGIFGLSFFLPVSVGGWIGEWVIGRAGFQGLFAAGIGIAFLAALFPLGMREPSARERPSIASLKVFLSRPFFVPNTGGYLFGVAYGSIFTFLPVYLVVRGSESIGAFVFVYALSVIGTRTLGRKMLDRLPREWISLCALVLMGVGNLLIPAFPGEVGIVLVGAAAGAGHGLLFPALSALVLDRVGEGSCAMAMAMFTAAFDMGLVTGAAAFGFVAERFGYEAMFVTAAAVVGAGTAAFFVLDPAFRKAARPEPAP; encoded by the coding sequence ATGGCCTCTCCCTCCGCCCCTCTGTACGGTCGCGACTACGTTCTGTTGAACGTCGTGAATTTCCTCTACTCCCTGTACTCCGTGATCTACATCTTCCTTCCCGCGTACATGTACCGCCTGGGAATCCGGGAGGGGGCGATCGGCGTGCTGATGGCGACGGGGACGCTCGTGTCGGTCGTCCTCAAGCCCGGGCTCGGGATGGTGGTGGGGCGGGGCGCGCGGCGGGCCTTCCTGTCGCTCGGCGCGTTCCTGGCCGCCGCGTCGACGGTGCCGTGGCTCTTCGTGACCGTTCCGGGGACGCACCTGTTCCTCATTCGCGTGGCGCAGGGGGCGTCCTTCTCCATCTTCACCGCCGCGTCGTACGCCTACATCGCCGCCTCCGCGCCGCCGGCGCGCCGCGCGGAAGCGCTCGGGATCTTCGGGCTCTCCTTCTTCCTCCCCGTGTCGGTGGGCGGGTGGATCGGGGAGTGGGTGATCGGCCGGGCGGGGTTCCAGGGCCTCTTCGCCGCGGGGATCGGGATCGCGTTCCTGGCCGCCCTCTTCCCGCTCGGGATGCGCGAGCCCTCCGCGCGGGAGCGTCCGTCGATCGCCTCCCTGAAGGTCTTCCTCTCCCGCCCCTTCTTCGTACCCAACACGGGCGGGTACCTCTTCGGGGTGGCGTACGGGTCGATCTTCACCTTCCTCCCCGTCTACCTCGTCGTGCGGGGATCGGAGTCCATCGGGGCGTTCGTGTTCGTCTACGCCCTGTCGGTCATCGGAACGCGGACGCTCGGGCGAAAAATGCTCGACCGGCTGCCGCGGGAGTGGATCTCCCTGTGCGCCCTGGTCCTGATGGGCGTGGGGAATCTCCTGATCCCCGCGTTTCCCGGTGAGGTAGGGATCGTCCTGGTGGGCGCGGCCGCGGGGGCCGGGCACGGGCTCCTCTTCCCGGCCCTGTCCGCCCTGGTTCTCGACCGGGTGGGGGAGGGGTCGTGCGCGATGGCGATGGCGATGTTCACCGCCGCCTTCGACATGGGGCTCGTCACCGGCGCGGCCGCCTTCGGCTTCGTGGCCGAACGGTTCGGGTACGAGGCGATGTTCGTCACGGCCGCCGCGGTGGTGGGCGCGGGAACCGCCGCCTTCTTCGTCCTGGACCCCGCGTTCAGGAAAGCAGCGCGGCCCGAACCCGCGCCATGA
- a CDS encoding NAD+ synthase has translation MSKPLRLALAQVNATVGDIAGNVRKVLSACGRAREAGGDLVVFPEMVLPGYPPEDLLLRASFVEENLAAWREVAGSARGVTVVAGFVDRDGKGRVYNAAGVAADGQVLGVYRKMHLPNYGVFDEMRYFRRGAAPGIFPVGDARVGITICEDIWVRRGPVAREAKGGAGLILNISASPYHAGKWRERRDLVAAHARRTGLPVAYCNLVGGQDELVFDGGSMVVGPRGGVIARAAMFSEELLLCEIGGSSEGGPVAPIPPIEEEIFRALVLGTRDYMEKNRFPGAIVGLSGGIDSSLVAAVAVEALGPSRVLGVTLSSPFTSPESVEDAHALASNLGIRCLDLSIGDAFEAFGRTLAEPFAGRAADTTEENLQARIRGTILMALSNKFGEIVLTTGNKSEMSVGYATLYGDMAGGFAVIKDVFKTMVYRVSRWYNESRGRDVIPDRVLTKPPSAELRPDQKDSDSLPQYDLLDPVLKMYVEEDRSVPEMVAAGYPEEVVRGVVTLVDRSEYKRRQTPPGVKITPRALGKDRRMPITNRSNG, from the coding sequence ATGAGCAAGCCGCTGCGCCTCGCCCTCGCACAGGTCAACGCCACCGTCGGGGACATCGCGGGGAACGTCCGAAAGGTCCTTTCCGCCTGCGGCCGCGCCCGGGAGGCGGGGGGGGACCTGGTCGTCTTCCCCGAGATGGTCCTTCCCGGCTACCCGCCGGAGGATCTGCTGCTGCGCGCTTCCTTCGTGGAGGAGAACCTCGCGGCGTGGCGGGAGGTGGCGGGGAGCGCCCGCGGCGTGACGGTCGTGGCCGGATTCGTCGACCGGGACGGGAAGGGGCGGGTGTACAACGCCGCCGGCGTGGCGGCGGACGGGCAAGTTCTGGGCGTCTACCGCAAGATGCACCTTCCCAACTACGGCGTCTTCGACGAGATGCGCTACTTCCGGCGGGGGGCGGCGCCGGGGATTTTCCCGGTGGGCGACGCCCGCGTCGGGATCACGATCTGCGAGGATATCTGGGTGCGCCGGGGGCCGGTGGCGCGGGAGGCAAAGGGGGGGGCTGGCCTGATCCTCAACATCTCGGCGTCGCCGTACCACGCGGGGAAGTGGAGGGAGCGGCGGGATCTCGTGGCGGCGCACGCGCGGCGGACCGGCCTTCCGGTGGCGTACTGCAACCTGGTGGGGGGCCAGGACGAGCTGGTCTTCGACGGCGGGAGCATGGTGGTCGGGCCGAGGGGCGGAGTGATCGCGCGGGCGGCGATGTTTTCCGAGGAGCTGCTCCTGTGCGAGATCGGTGGATCGTCCGAGGGCGGGCCTGTGGCGCCGATCCCGCCGATCGAGGAGGAGATCTTCCGGGCGCTCGTCCTGGGGACGCGCGACTACATGGAAAAGAACCGGTTTCCCGGCGCGATCGTCGGGCTGTCCGGAGGGATCGATTCCTCGCTGGTGGCGGCGGTGGCGGTGGAGGCGCTCGGTCCCTCCCGGGTGCTCGGAGTGACGCTGTCGTCCCCCTTCACCTCGCCGGAGAGCGTGGAGGACGCGCACGCGCTGGCATCGAATCTCGGCATCCGGTGCCTCGACCTCTCGATCGGCGACGCGTTCGAGGCGTTCGGGCGCACGCTGGCGGAGCCGTTCGCGGGACGGGCGGCGGACACGACGGAGGAAAATCTCCAGGCGCGCATCCGCGGGACGATCCTGATGGCCCTTTCCAACAAGTTCGGGGAGATCGTGCTGACGACCGGGAACAAGAGCGAGATGAGCGTGGGGTACGCGACGCTTTACGGCGACATGGCCGGCGGCTTCGCGGTCATCAAGGACGTCTTCAAGACGATGGTGTACCGCGTATCGCGCTGGTACAACGAGAGCCGCGGGCGGGACGTGATCCCCGACCGGGTGCTGACCAAGCCTCCCTCGGCGGAGCTTCGGCCCGACCAGAAGGACTCCGACTCCCTCCCCCAGTACGACCTCCTCGATCCGGTCCTGAAGATGTACGTGGAGGAGGACAGGAGCGTTCCGGAGATGGTGGCCGCGGGGTACCCGGAAGAGGTCGTGCGGGGGGTCGTGACGCTGGTGGACCGGAGCGAGTACAAGCGCCG